One genomic region from Candidatus Krumholzibacteriia bacterium encodes:
- a CDS encoding T9SS type A sorting domain-containing protein, with amino-acid sequence MFRLIFLSLVALVFFVAGANAQCDPALDVLDDGSGANGAVGLPSVVISEVNPGDYIELFNTTANDFNTTGYWFCSPFLYTQVGAVIVPAGGYATIPWPVVFTDTNAGGEIQLYKSGLFGVSTDILDFVCWGVNPHSTRVAQAAAVGKWSGGCAGALTNGAIHRKVGSTGTTAADYDTDAPPSPSNCVPTGVTPQLPVARLNAFPNPFSASTQIDVSLSEPATLRVGVYSVNGARVRDLGEQSFPVGDTRLTWDGTDNAGNRVPSGVYLVRFDGSTSAVARVITLR; translated from the coding sequence ATGTTTCGTCTCATCTTCCTCTCTCTGGTTGCTCTGGTTTTCTTTGTCGCCGGCGCGAACGCGCAGTGCGATCCCGCGCTGGATGTCCTCGATGACGGCTCCGGTGCCAACGGCGCCGTGGGTCTGCCCTCGGTCGTGATCTCCGAGGTCAACCCGGGCGACTACATCGAGCTGTTCAACACTACCGCCAACGACTTCAACACCACCGGCTACTGGTTCTGTTCGCCCTTCCTGTACACGCAGGTGGGTGCCGTGATCGTGCCCGCCGGCGGCTACGCCACCATCCCCTGGCCGGTGGTCTTCACCGATACCAATGCCGGCGGCGAGATCCAGCTGTACAAGAGCGGGTTGTTCGGCGTCTCCACCGACATCCTCGACTTCGTGTGCTGGGGTGTGAATCCGCACAGCACGCGCGTGGCGCAGGCAGCCGCGGTCGGCAAGTGGAGCGGCGGGTGTGCGGGTGCGCTCACCAACGGCGCCATCCATCGCAAAGTCGGCAGCACCGGCACCACCGCGGCCGACTACGACACCGACGCGCCGCCGTCGCCCTCGAACTGTGTCCCCACCGGCGTCACCCCGCAGCTTCCGGTTGCGCGGCTGAACGCGTTCCCGAACCCGTTCTCGGCGTCGACGCAGATTGACGTGTCGCTCAGCGAACCGGCCACCCTGCGCGTGGGGGTCTACTCGGTGAACGGCGCGCGCGTGCGCGACCTGGGCGAGCAATCGTTCCCGGTGGGCGACACGCGTCTCACCTGGGACGGCACCGACAACGCGGGCAACCGCGTGCCGAGCGGGGTCTACCTGGTTCGCTTCGACGGCAGCACAAGCGCGGTGGCCCGGGTCATCACGCTGCGGTGA
- the secF gene encoding protein translocase subunit SecF, with the protein MQFFTDANVNFIRIRRHAMLISAVIILAGLISLAVHRGFKTSIDFAGGALVEIGLQQPVPVSDIRAVVGKAGFDGAEITRFGEAGDYLIKVKSVGDAAAVAEQLKDAVSAGVGGQTVDVRRVESVGPKIGSELRTAAFWAVIYSLIGILIYVSFRFDFRFAVAAIIATAHDVLITLAFFSFVGMEISLSVIAALLTIVGYSLNDTIVVFDRIRENLGVRRREDFGTLVNTSINETLSRTVITGGTTLLALAALLAFGGEVIRDFALTLTLGIIIGTFSSIFIASPVLVEWHIWRPKKSK; encoded by the coding sequence ATGCAGTTCTTCACGGATGCCAATGTGAACTTCATCCGCATTCGCCGTCATGCGATGCTTATTTCGGCCGTCATCATCCTGGCGGGTCTCATCTCGCTGGCCGTTCATCGCGGCTTCAAGACGTCGATCGATTTTGCCGGCGGCGCGCTGGTGGAGATCGGCCTGCAGCAGCCGGTGCCGGTGTCCGACATCCGCGCGGTGGTCGGCAAGGCGGGTTTCGATGGCGCGGAGATCACGCGCTTCGGCGAGGCGGGCGACTACCTCATCAAGGTGAAGAGCGTGGGTGATGCGGCGGCGGTGGCGGAGCAGTTGAAGGACGCGGTGTCCGCCGGTGTGGGCGGCCAGACGGTGGACGTGCGCCGGGTGGAGTCGGTGGGTCCCAAGATCGGCTCCGAGCTGCGGACCGCGGCGTTCTGGGCGGTCATCTACTCGCTCATCGGCATTCTCATCTACGTGAGTTTCCGTTTTGACTTCCGCTTTGCGGTGGCGGCCATCATCGCCACCGCGCACGACGTGCTGATCACGCTGGCGTTTTTCTCGTTTGTGGGCATGGAGATCTCGCTCAGCGTGATCGCAGCGCTCCTGACCATCGTGGGGTACTCGCTCAACGACACCATCGTGGTGTTCGACCGTATCCGCGAGAACCTGGGCGTGCGACGCCGCGAGGACTTCGGCACGCTGGTGAATACCTCCATCAACGAGACGCTGTCGCGCACCGTGATCACCGGTGGCACCACGCTGCTCGCGCTCGCCGCGCTGCTGGCATTCGGCGGCGAGGTCATCCGCGACTTCGCGCTCACGCTCACGCTGGGCATCATCATCGGCACCTTCTCCTCCATCTTCATCGCCTCCCCGGTGCTGGTGGAGTGGCATATCTGGCGGCCCAAGAAGTCCAAGTAG